From the Actinopolymorpha singaporensis genome, the window CGCGGTAGACGAGCATGGCCGCGAGCGCAATCAGAGCCAGAACTGCCAGAGCGGCGCGGAGACCGACAAGACGGGCTTCGGTGTTCTCGTCGACGATGGCGTCTGCCGTCGGACCAGGCACACCTGCGGCGCCGAGGGCCCGCTTCAGATCCGAGTCGGGAATGAATGGCACTCCGCTCGTGAGTTGGACCGCTGCCTTCGAGGACAGCTCCCTGGGGATCGCGGGATTGTCCTGGATCCCGGTGATGAACGACGTGGTGAGCGCGGCGACCAACACTGTGCCGGCGAGCGCTGTTCCGATGGATGCGCCCAGGTTGGTGACGGTGTTCTGCAGTCCGCCGACCTCCGGCGCCTGAGCGTCGGGCACTGCCGACACGGTGACGCTGCCAAGTTGCGAGGCTAGCCCACCCACCCCGAGCCCGGCCAGGAGCATGGGCCACGTGACGACCTCCGGCCCGACCCCGAGGTCGAGTGCGGCGACCAGCATGAGAATTCCGAGGAACAGCGAGAGGAAGCCGAGCCGGACAACGCGGCGAGGTGACGCGTTCGGAAAGAACTTCGGCACGCCAACGGCCCCCAGAAGCAGGGTTACGGACAGCGGGAGAAGACGCAGACCGGTTTCTATCGCAGACAGCCCGAGCGCGACCGACAAGAACAGCGGTACGGAGAAGAACAGCCCGGCCTGCAGCAGATACTGGAAGAAGAACGAGGTAAGGCCGCCGCGAAGGTATCTGTGGTGCAGAATCGCGGGGTCGATCAGTACTGCCCTGCCACGGTCCCGCCTGCGCCGCTCCCAGGCGAGGAATCCCGCGAGTACCCCACATCCCATGAAGATCAACCAGATT encodes:
- a CDS encoding MFS transporter encodes the protein MLTPSARGSASSAGTILLTLASAQFLMTLDTSVMNVSIATVAKDIGTTVTGVQTALTMYALVMASLMITGGKVGRILGRKRAFAIGCVIYGCGSFTTSLAPNLPVLILGWSFLEGLGAALIMPAVVALVASNFGRPERPRAYGLVAAAGAIAVAAGPLIGGLFTTYASWRWVFAGEVLVVAAILVSARRMADTPYEHDGELDLAGTLLSAVGLGLIVYGVLRSGTWGFVIAKPGAPRWLGLSPAIWLIFMGCGVLAGFLAWERRRRDRGRAVLIDPAILHHRYLRGGLTSFFFQYLLQAGLFFSVPLFLSVALGLSAIETGLRLLPLSVTLLLGAVGVPKFFPNASPRRVVRLGFLSLFLGILMLVAALDLGVGPEVVTWPMLLAGLGVGGLASQLGSVTVSAVPDAQAPEVGGLQNTVTNLGASIGTALAGTVLVAALTTSFITGIQDNPAIPRELSSKAAVQLTSGVPFIPDSDLKRALGAAGVPGPTADAIVDENTEARLVGLRAALAVLALIALAAMLVYRGIPTHQPGTHAEGADP